The following are encoded in a window of Chitinivibrio alkaliphilus ACht1 genomic DNA:
- a CDS encoding pyrophosphate--fructose-6-phosphate 1-phosphotransferase has translation MTVKRVALLTAGGLAPCLSSAVGGLIERYTEIAPEVEIIAYKGGYKGLLLGEYYTVTAGIRENARFLHEHGGSPIGNSRVKLTNVKDCVARKLVKEGQNPLNVAAEQLTKDGVDVLHTIGGDDTNTTAADLAKYLKENEYDLTVVGLPKTIDNDVFPIRQSLGAWTAAEEGAKFFENVVAEHNANPRMLIIHEVMGRNCGWLTAATAVEYRSILQGENFLPALGLSQERKDVHGVFIPEMDVDIKAEAKRLKKIMDTHDGVNIFISEGAGVDAIIKEKEEQGEQIERDAFGHVKLDTINPGKWFGNQFAEMLGAEKVLVQKSGYFSRAARANTRDLNLIKSCTDLAVECALRGESGVIGHDEDQDNRLRAIEFERIAGGKPFDIDQPWFGDLLKSIDQKKGKKVDTSH, from the coding sequence ATGACAGTAAAACGAGTAGCTCTTCTTACCGCCGGCGGGTTGGCCCCCTGCCTCTCATCTGCCGTTGGCGGACTTATCGAGCGGTATACTGAGATCGCTCCTGAAGTTGAAATAATCGCCTATAAGGGTGGCTATAAAGGACTTCTTCTTGGAGAGTACTACACGGTGACAGCGGGGATTCGTGAAAATGCACGATTCCTCCATGAGCACGGTGGAAGCCCCATCGGAAACAGCCGGGTGAAACTGACCAACGTAAAAGACTGCGTTGCCAGAAAGCTGGTAAAGGAAGGACAAAACCCTCTGAACGTTGCGGCGGAACAGCTTACCAAAGACGGCGTTGATGTGCTCCATACCATTGGCGGCGACGACACAAACACCACCGCTGCAGATCTTGCCAAATACCTCAAGGAAAACGAATACGACTTGACCGTTGTGGGGCTTCCCAAAACCATCGATAACGACGTATTCCCCATTCGTCAATCCCTTGGTGCCTGGACTGCTGCTGAAGAGGGTGCAAAGTTTTTTGAGAATGTTGTGGCAGAGCATAATGCAAACCCACGCATGCTCATTATCCATGAGGTAATGGGACGAAACTGTGGATGGCTTACGGCTGCCACAGCAGTGGAATACCGCTCCATCCTTCAGGGCGAAAACTTTCTTCCTGCCCTGGGCCTTTCTCAGGAACGCAAAGATGTCCACGGCGTATTCATTCCAGAAATGGATGTAGATATTAAGGCTGAGGCCAAACGGCTGAAAAAGATTATGGACACCCATGATGGCGTAAATATATTTATTTCTGAGGGTGCAGGAGTTGACGCAATTATTAAAGAAAAAGAGGAGCAGGGTGAACAAATTGAGCGTGATGCCTTTGGCCACGTAAAATTAGACACCATTAATCCTGGTAAGTGGTTTGGCAACCAATTTGCGGAGATGCTCGGTGCTGAAAAGGTGCTCGTACAGAAGTCGGGCTATTTTTCCCGTGCCGCCCGTGCCAACACACGAGATCTTAATCTGATTAAAAGCTGCACCGATCTTGCTGTTGAGTGTGCCCTACGCGGTGAAAGCGGCGTAATTGGCCATGATGAAGATCAGGATAATCGCTTGCGTGCCATTGAGTTTGAGCGTATTGCCGGAGGAAAACCCTTCGACATTGATCAGCCGTGGTTTGGCGACTTGCTGAAAAGCATCGATCAGAAAAAAGGTAAAAAGGTTGATACCAGCCATTAA
- a CDS encoding alpha/beta hydrolase family esterase: MVGTKQQYRGNAHVKVLQFLLLTVSALLICGCTSSGIVDSDSLRFGWHEAVLEHQDLDREFRFYIPESVSKTPPVVVLLHGGSQNMDALFEPEAGGTQEWEHIADDEGVVLFVPNGTQGESGSPAEDSRNWNDCRPETQGKPGADDSGFILSMLDWAAAHFAGHDISLNMDRVFATGASNGGMMSYRLAREYPERFAAIGAFIANLPSPSECSGAHTPVPTLIVNGTEDIIMPFEGGSILGGRGKVMSAEATRDHWIDVNNADTSDPEITRLPDLDPDDGSVVICEYYRAEHFGAPVQFCRVEGGGHTMPSINHPIALGRQNRDVEGARLAWEFLKS, from the coding sequence ATGGTAGGTACTAAGCAGCAATACCGGGGCAATGCACACGTGAAGGTGTTGCAGTTTCTCCTTCTGACCGTGTCGGCCCTCCTCATCTGCGGATGTACCAGTTCAGGCATCGTGGATTCAGATTCCCTCCGTTTTGGGTGGCACGAAGCTGTCCTTGAGCACCAGGATCTGGATCGGGAGTTTCGTTTTTATATACCCGAATCTGTCAGCAAAACCCCTCCCGTGGTCGTGCTGCTTCACGGGGGCAGCCAGAATATGGATGCCCTGTTTGAGCCGGAGGCCGGCGGGACACAGGAGTGGGAGCATATCGCCGATGATGAAGGGGTGGTGTTATTTGTCCCCAATGGGACACAAGGTGAAAGCGGATCTCCGGCGGAAGACAGCAGAAACTGGAATGATTGCCGCCCCGAAACGCAGGGCAAACCGGGGGCGGATGACTCCGGATTTATTCTCTCAATGCTCGACTGGGCTGCGGCCCATTTTGCCGGGCATGATATCTCCTTGAATATGGACCGTGTCTTTGCCACGGGGGCATCCAACGGTGGAATGATGTCGTACCGTCTGGCACGGGAATATCCGGAGCGATTTGCCGCAATAGGTGCATTCATAGCCAATCTTCCCAGCCCGTCAGAATGTTCCGGGGCACACACCCCCGTACCAACGCTCATTGTGAACGGCACAGAGGATATCATCATGCCCTTTGAGGGCGGAAGCATACTGGGAGGACGCGGTAAAGTGATGTCCGCTGAAGCAACCAGAGACCACTGGATAGACGTCAACAATGCTGATACGTCAGATCCCGAAATCACCCGGCTCCCCGATCTGGATCCTGATGACGGCAGCGTGGTTATCTGTGAATATTACCGTGCAGAACATTTTGGTGCCCCTGTGCAGTTTTGCCGTGTTGAAGGGGGCGGACATACCATGCCGTCCATCAATCACCCCATTGCTCTGGGCAGGCAGAATCGTGATGTGGAGGGTGCCCGTTTGGCGTGGGAGTTTTTAAAAAGTTAA
- a CDS encoding SHOCT domain-containing protein, with protein sequence MASKYCVNCERQVEARRHIGFGTVILLFITSGFWLLTIPFYPLRCPICKGTGFRARPPAKKKDTSAASQPRHTPIQNHDPMEQIKKLQELKEAGAITADECNEKKKKLLDTI encoded by the coding sequence ATGGCCAGCAAATATTGTGTGAACTGTGAAAGACAGGTGGAGGCAAGACGGCACATAGGCTTTGGAACAGTTATATTACTATTTATTACAAGTGGGTTCTGGCTGTTGACAATACCCTTTTATCCACTACGATGTCCAATTTGTAAGGGGACAGGTTTTAGAGCCCGGCCACCGGCGAAGAAAAAGGATACCTCTGCAGCTTCTCAGCCCCGGCACACTCCCATTCAAAACCATGATCCAATGGAACAGATAAAAAAATTACAGGAATTGAAGGAAGCCGGAGCAATAACAGCAGACGAATGTAATGAGAAGAAAAAGAAGTTACTGGATACCATTTAA
- a CDS encoding bacteriohemerythrin: MLIDDQHKGIVSLINTLHFSICNKQDHTFQKSLIDAIENYTKIHFQTEEHLLEKSNYPELASHRKLHDELAIRREHINKEFIDHDDYVTLLQFLKEWWTNHINKDDMEYVSHVMEYIHN; encoded by the coding sequence ATTCTTATTGATGATCAGCATAAGGGAATAGTCTCGTTGATAAACACCCTGCACTTTTCAATATGTAATAAGCAGGATCATACATTTCAAAAATCCCTTATAGATGCTATAGAGAATTACACAAAAATACATTTTCAGACAGAGGAACACCTCCTTGAAAAATCCAATTACCCGGAGTTGGCCTCTCACCGCAAATTACATGATGAGTTAGCCATACGCAGAGAACACATTAATAAAGAATTTATTGACCATGATGACTATGTAACTCTTTTACAATTTTTGAAGGAATGGTGGACAAACCATATTAATAAAGATGACATGGAGTATGTGTCGCACGTCATGGAATATATACACAATTAA